The Saprospiraceae bacterium genome contains the following window.
ATAATAAACACCAGTTTTAAAATCACCGTTTTCATTGATAAAGCTTTCTAATAAAGAAGCATTTACCCCATCCCAATTTTCACGGTACGCATTGACACGTGCACTCAAAGCCCGATTAAATTTCAAGAATGTGGCCGGATTATCAAATCCAGTAAAGCCTTTTCCAAGTTTCAAAGCAAATGCAACACCACCTAATTTTAGATCAGCAGATGCTTCATCTAATAATGCCGCTATTGCATTTAAGGAAGCAGCCTTATCTAAAAACGGACCTAGATTATCCGGATCTTCTACCTGTACTCTGATTCCGTTATCGTATTGCTGGTTAAACGCCATTAATAATTCATGTGCTTTAATTGTTTTAGCCAAGCCGTTTAGTGCTTTACGTTGTTCATCACTAAGTGCTGCTTTTGTATTTTTTACAGCAGTTAATAAAATATTACAATTTTTGATAACACGGTACCTCGCATTGTAGGTATTTTGAGTATAAAATGCCCCGGCGTCCAGTATTCCGGAAGAAGCACCCATCAACTCTCCTGTATATCTTGGGTCAGATCCAGAAAAGCGATAGACCTCTCTCCCAATAACACTGACTCCGTCAAAATAAATACCGTATTCATTCCGCATTGCTGCCTGGATTCCATCTAATAAATTTTGAAGTTCACTGATGGTTGCATTTGTTTCAATTGAGCCAATGCTTGGATTGTTAGGATCTTGAATATCATCTAATTCGCAACCAGATATTACTACCAGTAAACAAATTAACAAGCTCCAAATTCTATTTTTAATATTATTCACTATTGTTTTCATGACTGTAAATTTTTTCATTTAAAAAGTTGCGCCTATTGTAAAAACCAGACTCTTTGATGAAGGAAATGGAGTTACTTCAATTGCATTTGAAATTGCTCTAATTCCAAAATTAGATACTTCCGGATCATAACTATTGTAATCAAAAATGTTAATTAAATTTCTACCGGATATTCCAATTTTAACTTGAGCTTTATCATTAAACATAGCTTTTGGCAATTTATAAGTGAGTCCAATTTCACGCAAGCGAATGTAACTTGCATCTTCAATAAATACATGAGCACTGGAACCTAATTGGCTTACTCTATAATCACCATTGTTTAATTTATTGGCGGGGTCCAGGTTTTTTTCATCATAATCCGCACTGGTACCGGACAAGTCAGATAACAAAGTAGTTAAATTGATATTTTCACCTCCCTTCTTCCAATGAAACAAAAATGAAAGATCAAAATTTCCAAAACTTAAATTATTTGACCAGGAAAGGTTAAAATCAGGTTCAGCATCTCCCCATACACGCAATCCATCTGAATCAGAAGTATCCGATGTAGTACCAACAATTTGAGTTGGACTTTTTCCCTCTTCAATTTTAAATACACCTAAGATGGGGGCAAAACCTCCTTCATTAAACGCAGGAACTTTTAAATTTTCAATGGTTGCTGTATTTTTCCAAAAACCAAAGCGCGTATTCCAATTAAAATTTCTTCTTTGGATAGCATTTACAGCCAAGCCAATTTCAATTCCATTGTTTTTTAATTCTGCTGCATTTAGCCATCGATTGGTGAATCCAGTTGATCCGGGCACTTGAACTTGTAAAACCAAGTCTTCAATATTTTTTATATAATATGTAAAATCCAATAACATTCGATTCTTAAATAAGCCCAAATCAAACCCTGTTTCAATTTCAGTTTGTTTTTCTGGACCTAATTCACTAAAGCCTAAGGTACGCCCAATGATTGATCCTGTTGAACCATCAATAACAATTGAATTTAATGGCGTGTAAATAGAACCAAATCGCGCAAAATTTCCGGATTGTCCATAAGCAACGCGCAATTTCAAATCGCTAAGATGATCATTTGCACAATTTGCCAGTTTTGTAATGTTTGCTGCTATAGATGCTTTAGGATAATAATATAAT
Protein-coding sequences here:
- a CDS encoding RagB/SusD family nutrient uptake outer membrane protein, yielding MKTIVNNIKNRIWSLLICLLVVISGCELDDIQDPNNPSIGSIETNATISELQNLLDGIQAAMRNEYGIYFDGVSVIGREVYRFSGSDPRYTGELMGASSGILDAGAFYTQNTYNARYRVIKNCNILLTAVKNTKAALSDEQRKALNGLAKTIKAHELLMAFNQQYDNGIRVQVEDPDNLGPFLDKAASLNAIAALLDEASADLKLGGVAFALKLGKGFTGFDNPATFLKFNRALSARVNAYRENWDGVNASLLESFINENGDFKTGVYYIFSKSGGDILNEVFYPLNASGEVRLAHPNFIADSDANDSRVNKAKKRTAPTTSNGLTSEFDFALYTTNTDPIPIIRNEELVLLQAEYYIQKGLTIDAVRSLNIIRNAAGLADYSGASDKDGLIRELLKQRRYSLYGEGHRWIDMRRYNKLAELPIDRAGDDVWTQFPRPANEN